The Halobacterium sp. CBA1132 genome has a segment encoding these proteins:
- a CDS encoding ABC transporter ATP-binding protein: MSVIEADSLRKAYGDVRAVDGLDLAVDRGEVYGFLGPNGAGKTTTIEMLTGQLRPDSGQVDVLGTDPASDPVETRRWVGILPEQQSPPSFLTPAEFFEFVGRVRGLDDDVLADRVDEWSERLGFAAKLDTLCADLSRGQQQKVMLTQVFVHEPDVVVIDEPLANLDPIVQEQVKRYLRSYAAAGNAVFLSTHNIDVAEDVCSRVGIVTNGRVVAERAVAETAPGLLDTFLDAVEGADPRDTPASGGD, from the coding sequence ATGAGTGTCATCGAGGCCGACTCCCTGCGGAAGGCCTACGGGGACGTGCGGGCAGTGGACGGACTCGACCTCGCGGTCGACCGCGGGGAGGTGTACGGCTTCCTCGGGCCGAACGGCGCCGGGAAGACGACGACCATCGAGATGCTGACCGGACAGCTCCGGCCGGACAGCGGCCAAGTGGATGTGCTCGGCACCGACCCCGCCAGCGACCCCGTCGAGACTCGTCGCTGGGTCGGCATCCTCCCCGAGCAGCAGTCGCCGCCGAGTTTCCTCACGCCCGCGGAATTCTTCGAGTTCGTCGGACGGGTGCGCGGCCTCGACGACGACGTGCTCGCGGACCGCGTCGACGAGTGGAGCGAGCGCCTCGGGTTCGCGGCGAAACTCGACACGCTGTGCGCTGACCTCTCCCGGGGCCAACAGCAGAAAGTGATGCTGACGCAGGTGTTCGTCCACGAGCCAGACGTGGTGGTCATCGACGAACCGCTCGCGAACCTCGACCCCATCGTCCAGGAGCAGGTCAAGCGCTACCTCCGGTCGTACGCCGCGGCCGGCAACGCGGTGTTCCTCTCGACGCACAACATCGACGTCGCCGAGGATGTCTGCTCGCGCGTCGGCATCGTGACGAACGGTCGCGTCGTCGCCGAGCGAGCGGTCGCGGAAACAGCGCCGGGGCTGCTGGACACGTTCCTCGACGCCGTCGAGGGCGCCGACCCGCGGGACACACCGGCCAGCGGGGGCGACTGA
- a CDS encoding tRNA sulfurtransferase gives MLPPGADAVVVRHGDIGVKSSSVQSDMERRLRENLQAVLDDRDVDATVDREWGRLLVRTPDPDAAADAAADTFGVVSASPALSVPAEMRSIRGALALTARECYDGGAYAVDARRAGDHDFGSHDVNREGGDAVWHAVEQDLRPEVDLDDPDITFFVEVREEEAFVFVEKRDGPGGMPLGSQKPVVALVSGGIDSPVAAWAAMKRGSPIVPLYLDLGPYGGPDHRARAEETARRLSAFAPNFDMRLRVAPAGDAVRRLGEQVGRTRMLSYRRFMYRVAERVAEQVGAVGVVTGESLGQKSSQTAANFAVVDRASDLPVHRPLFSLDKQEIIARAREIGTYRDSTLDVGCERLAPNQPLTAASMESVRKDEPDDLFEWAREAADGVEVSGGMPA, from the coding sequence ATGTTACCGCCCGGTGCGGACGCCGTCGTCGTCAGGCACGGCGACATCGGCGTGAAGTCGAGTTCGGTGCAGTCCGACATGGAGCGCCGACTCCGCGAGAACCTCCAAGCCGTCCTCGACGACCGCGACGTCGACGCGACGGTCGACCGCGAGTGGGGTCGGCTGCTCGTCCGGACGCCCGACCCCGACGCCGCCGCGGACGCCGCCGCGGACACGTTCGGCGTTGTCTCCGCGAGTCCCGCGCTCTCCGTTCCCGCGGAGATGCGTTCGATTCGCGGCGCGCTCGCACTCACCGCCCGCGAGTGCTACGACGGCGGCGCGTACGCCGTCGACGCCCGCCGCGCCGGCGACCACGACTTCGGGAGTCACGACGTCAACCGCGAGGGCGGCGACGCCGTCTGGCACGCCGTCGAACAGGACCTCCGCCCGGAGGTCGACCTCGACGACCCCGACATCACGTTCTTCGTGGAAGTCCGCGAGGAGGAGGCGTTCGTCTTCGTCGAGAAGCGCGACGGCCCCGGCGGGATGCCGCTGGGCAGTCAGAAGCCGGTCGTCGCGCTCGTCTCCGGCGGCATCGACTCGCCGGTTGCGGCGTGGGCGGCGATGAAGCGCGGGTCCCCAATTGTGCCGCTGTACCTGGACCTCGGGCCGTACGGCGGCCCCGACCACCGCGCTCGCGCCGAGGAGACGGCGCGCCGGCTATCGGCGTTCGCACCGAACTTCGACATGCGACTCCGGGTCGCGCCCGCTGGCGACGCGGTGCGGCGCCTCGGCGAACAGGTCGGCCGCACGCGCATGCTCTCGTACCGCCGGTTCATGTACCGGGTCGCCGAACGCGTCGCCGAACAGGTCGGCGCCGTCGGCGTCGTCACCGGCGAGTCGCTCGGACAGAAGTCCAGTCAGACCGCCGCGAACTTCGCGGTCGTCGACCGCGCCAGCGACCTCCCGGTCCACCGGCCGCTGTTCTCGCTGGACAAACAGGAGATCATCGCTCGCGCCCGCGAGATCGGGACCTATCGCGACTCCACGCTGGACGTGGGCTGCGAGCGCCTCGCGCCGAACCAGCCGCTGACGGCCGCGTCGATGGAGAGCGTCCGCAAAGACGAACCCGACGACCTCTTCGAGTGGGCGCGCGAGGCCGCCGACGGCGTCGAAGTCTCCGGGGGGATGCCGGCGTGA
- a CDS encoding DUF5804 family protein, which yields MTRVCIVGSDDVDLRADLFAYETARRALATYDVRSPYENAVAVDTVSLGAAVSLLNDLNWYLVRLADAAFVLEPSVSDDEWLSRDLAAAVRDGEVRAPETDARLKVYGVEDGELVEPMYVTRVQGERPEYDLRDVDETVVVRVTEAEFEA from the coding sequence GTGACGCGGGTCTGTATCGTCGGCAGTGACGACGTCGACCTCCGTGCGGACCTGTTCGCGTACGAAACGGCGCGGCGGGCGCTGGCGACCTACGACGTTCGGTCGCCCTACGAGAACGCGGTCGCCGTCGACACCGTGAGCCTCGGCGCCGCGGTGTCGCTGTTGAACGACCTGAACTGGTATCTCGTCCGTCTCGCGGACGCCGCGTTCGTCCTCGAACCGTCGGTCAGCGACGACGAGTGGCTCTCTCGTGACCTCGCGGCCGCGGTCCGCGACGGCGAGGTCCGCGCGCCGGAGACGGACGCGCGACTGAAAGTCTACGGCGTCGAGGACGGCGAACTCGTCGAGCCGATGTACGTCACGCGCGTGCAGGGCGAGCGCCCCGAGTACGACCTCCGTGACGTCGACGAGACGGTCGTCGTGCGCGTGACAGAAGCAGAGTTCGAAGCGTAG
- a CDS encoding arsenic resistance protein, with amino-acid sequence MGRPSKRWLQHNQVAVYAVAVALAVVVALVQPSTQTALEALVNPVLAVLLYATFLEIPFVRIRAAFRNARYLGAALAMNFLVVPVVAFALTRPLASDPVVLVGALLVLLTPCIDYVVPFTELAGGDAEQVTATTPALMVVQLLLLPAYLWLFVGPQAAAVVDARPFVEAFAYLIAVPLTAAYLTERRAEHSERAREWQDAVEWLPVPAMAATLFVVIASQLPRVQDALGRVASVVPVYVAFLVAMPLLASAAGRRLDVDTGASRALVFTSVTRNSLVVLPLALALPAEYALAPAVVVTQTLVELCGMVALTRVVPAYLVPER; translated from the coding sequence ATGGGTCGTCCCTCGAAGCGGTGGCTCCAGCACAATCAGGTCGCGGTGTACGCCGTCGCGGTGGCGCTCGCGGTCGTGGTTGCACTCGTGCAGCCGAGCACGCAGACAGCGCTCGAAGCGCTCGTGAACCCCGTGCTCGCCGTGCTGTTGTACGCGACGTTCCTCGAAATCCCGTTCGTGCGCATCCGCGCGGCGTTCCGGAACGCGCGCTATCTCGGCGCGGCGCTCGCGATGAACTTCCTCGTCGTCCCCGTCGTCGCGTTCGCGCTCACGCGCCCCCTCGCCTCGGACCCCGTGGTGTTGGTGGGCGCGCTGCTCGTGTTGCTGACGCCGTGCATCGACTACGTGGTCCCGTTCACGGAGCTCGCGGGCGGGGACGCCGAACAGGTGACCGCGACGACGCCCGCGCTGATGGTCGTCCAACTCCTCCTGTTGCCCGCGTACCTCTGGCTGTTCGTCGGCCCGCAGGCCGCGGCCGTCGTCGACGCCCGGCCGTTCGTGGAAGCGTTCGCGTACCTCATCGCGGTGCCGCTGACGGCCGCGTACCTCACCGAGCGCCGCGCGGAACACTCCGAGCGCGCTCGCGAGTGGCAGGATGCCGTGGAGTGGCTGCCGGTGCCCGCGATGGCCGCGACGCTGTTCGTCGTGATTGCCTCCCAGTTGCCGCGCGTGCAGGATGCGCTCGGCCGCGTCGCCAGCGTCGTCCCCGTCTACGTCGCGTTCCTCGTCGCGATGCCGCTGCTCGCCAGCGCCGCCGGGCGCCGCCTCGACGTGGACACGGGGGCGAGCCGCGCGCTCGTGTTCACGTCGGTCACGCGGAACTCGCTGGTCGTGTTGCCGCTCGCGCTCGCGCTCCCCGCCGAGTACGCGCTCGCGCCCGCCGTCGTCGTGACGCAGACGCTCGTCGAACTCTGCGGGATGGTCGCGCTCACGCGCGTCGTGCCGGCGTACCTCGTGCCGGAGCGATGA
- a CDS encoding thioredoxin family protein produces MSLSTMEPNPAWDADSYPEVVAAFENLGDDVTVHVWGADWCGDCRGQLPDFAAALEAAGVENVEQYPVEREDGEKYGPKVEEYGIELIPTIIIERDGEELARFVEEESVSPAVYLAEQLQ; encoded by the coding sequence ATGAGTCTGAGCACGATGGAGCCGAACCCGGCGTGGGACGCGGACTCCTACCCGGAGGTCGTAGCGGCGTTCGAGAACCTCGGTGACGACGTGACGGTTCACGTCTGGGGCGCCGACTGGTGTGGCGACTGCCGCGGCCAACTCCCGGACTTCGCCGCCGCGCTCGAAGCCGCGGGCGTCGAGAACGTCGAACAGTACCCCGTCGAACGCGAGGACGGCGAGAAGTACGGGCCGAAAGTCGAGGAGTACGGCATCGAACTCATCCCGACAATCATCATCGAGCGCGACGGCGAGGAACTCGCGCGCTTCGTCGAGGAGGAGAGCGTCTCGCCCGCGGTCTACCTCGCCGAACAGCTCCAGTAG
- a CDS encoding PLP-dependent cysteine synthase family protein, with protein sequence MKDSILEAIGSPLVRVPAPEGATVAAKLEAFNPGGSAKDRPAREMVLAAEREGHVSPGDRLVEATSGNTGIGLAVVAAARGYDLTIVMPASMSEERRRLLRAYGADLELVDGNMETANERADRIAAEDGGFRVAQFENPANPRAHYRTTAEEIIDQVEGREIDAFVAGVGTGGTITGTATRLKEEYPDMEVVAVEPESNPVLSAGDPRDDDFQGMGPSFVSDILDLDLIDSVESVPVEDAEAASRRLASDQGILVGQSSGAAYVAAERVADRIAEPGLNCPESAFDAADLADAGLDEDALADGGSEYDDCPLVVTVFPDSGERYLSAGVFDA encoded by the coding sequence ATGAAGGACAGCATCCTCGAAGCAATCGGGTCGCCGCTGGTCCGCGTCCCCGCTCCCGAGGGCGCGACCGTCGCGGCGAAGCTCGAGGCGTTCAACCCCGGCGGGTCGGCGAAAGACCGACCGGCGCGAGAGATGGTGCTGGCCGCCGAGCGGGAGGGACACGTCTCGCCGGGCGACCGGCTCGTGGAGGCCACCAGCGGGAACACGGGCATCGGCCTCGCCGTCGTCGCCGCCGCGCGCGGCTACGACCTCACCATCGTGATGCCGGCGTCGATGAGCGAGGAGCGCCGGCGCCTCCTCCGCGCGTACGGCGCCGACCTCGAACTCGTCGACGGCAACATGGAGACCGCCAACGAGCGCGCCGACCGCATCGCCGCCGAGGACGGCGGGTTCCGCGTCGCCCAGTTCGAGAACCCAGCGAACCCGCGCGCGCACTACCGGACGACCGCGGAGGAAATCATCGACCAAGTGGAGGGCCGCGAGATCGACGCGTTCGTCGCCGGCGTCGGGACCGGCGGCACCATCACGGGCACCGCGACCCGGCTCAAGGAGGAGTACCCCGACATGGAGGTCGTCGCGGTCGAACCCGAGTCCAATCCCGTGCTGTCGGCCGGCGACCCCCGCGACGACGACTTCCAGGGGATGGGCCCGAGCTTCGTCAGCGACATCCTCGACCTCGACCTCATCGACAGCGTCGAGTCCGTCCCGGTCGAGGACGCCGAGGCGGCCTCCCGCCGGCTCGCCAGCGACCAAGGTATCCTCGTCGGGCAGTCCAGCGGCGCCGCCTACGTCGCCGCCGAGCGCGTCGCCGACCGCATCGCCGAACCCGGTCTGAACTGCCCGGAGTCCGCGTTCGACGCTGCGGACCTCGCGGACGCCGGCCTCGACGAGGACGCGCTCGCGGACGGCGGCAGCGAGTACGACGACTGCCCGCTCGTGGTCACGGTGTTCCCTGACTCCGGCGAACGCTACCTCTCTGCGGGCGTCTTCGACGCCTGA